One Halichoerus grypus chromosome 1, mHalGry1.hap1.1, whole genome shotgun sequence genomic region harbors:
- the LOC118535430 gene encoding olfactory receptor-like protein OLF4, with protein sequence MGPGNDTQISEFLLLGSSEDPELQPFLFGLFLSMYLITVFGNLLIILAVSTDPNLHTPMYFFLGNLSLVDICFTSTTVPKMLVNIQTQSKVITYAGCVTQIYFFILFAVSEIFLLSVMAYDRFVAICHPLHYTVIMNPRLCGLLVLVSWIMCILNSLLQSLMMLRLSFCTQFQIPHFFCELNQMIQLACSDTFLNNLVMYFAAVLLGGGPFAGILYSYSKIVSTIHGISSALGKYKAFSTCASHLSVVSLFYCTVLGVYLSSASPQSSHASAVASVMYTVVTPILNPFIYSLRNKDMKRALKAFFVKETLHGQLL encoded by the coding sequence ATGGGACCAGGCAATGATACACAAATTTCAGAGTTTCTTCTTCTTGGCTCATCAGAGGACCCAGAACTGCAGCCCTTTTTATTTGGGCTTTTCCTCTCCATGTATCTGATCACTGTGTTTGGAAACCTGCTCATCATCCTGGCCGTCAGCACGGACCCCAAcctccacacccccatgtacttcttccttgGCAACCTGTCCTTAGTAGACATCTGTTTCACTTCCACCACTGTCCCCAAGATGCTGGTGAATATACAGACACAGAGCAAAGTTATAACCTATGCAGGCTGCGTCAcacagatttatttctttatactctTTGCTGTGTCAGAAATCTTCCTCCTGAGTGTGATGGCCTATGATCGGTTTGTGGCCATCTGTCACCCCCTGCACTACACAGTCATCATGAACCCCCGGCTCTGTGGACTGCTGGTTCTGGTGTCCTGGATCATGTGTATCCTGAATTCCTTATTACAAAGTTTGATGATGTTGCGGCTTTCCTTCTGTACACAATTCCAAATCCCCCACTTTTTTTGTGAACTCAATCAGATGATCCAACTTGCCTGTTCTGACACCTTTCTTAATAACTTGGTGATGTATTTTGCAGCTGTCCTGCTGGGGGGTGGGCCTTTTGCTGGGATCCTTTACTCTTATTCTAAGATTGTTTCCACCATACATGGAATATCGTCAGCCCTGGGTAAGTATAAGGCATTTTCCACCTGTGCATCTCACCTTTCAGTTGTCTCCTTATTTTATTGTACAGTCCTAGGAGTGTACCTTAGCTCTGCTTCTCCCCAGAGCTCCCATGCAAGTGCAGTGGCTTCGGTGATGTACACAGTGGTCACACCCATTCTGAACCCCTTCATCTACAGTCTGAGGAACAAAGACATGAAAAGGGCTCTGAAAGCATTCTTTGTGAAGGAGACACTACATGGCCAATTGTTATAA